One Acanthochromis polyacanthus isolate Apoly-LR-REF ecotype Palm Island chromosome 6, KAUST_Apoly_ChrSc, whole genome shotgun sequence DNA segment encodes these proteins:
- the mfsd5 gene encoding molybdate-anion transporter: MLVTAYLAIISLLALCVGLELTARRLTPPQSTPTAVANPAFRRFQNIFLRAYLLALWADWLQGPYLYKLYRHYSFLESQIAILYVCGLAACVLFAPFSGWLPQVLGRRQTCLLFCLSYSACCLTKLSRDYFVLIVGRILGGLSTSLLATTFESWYVHRHVDVHDFPKEWIPSTFTKAATWNHGLAVGAGLMANLLAEWLHLGPVAPFLLAVPCLACCGWVVLTDWGKEEAEGGPERDKQTLLLGTPNGGVAPLSAKVRFSRSCHEGLRCLLSDKRVMLLGGVQALFESVLYIFVFLWTPVLDPHGPPLGIVFSCLMAASMVGSLLYRLATSTRYHLQPGHVLCVAVLMAFFSFFMLTFSTAPGQPRPHESFLAFLLLELASGLYFPAVSFLQGRVIPEEKRAGVLAWFRLPLHLLACLGLLALHGEVSGTGGGEGGGGTRHMFGGCALMMLAALMAVVSLFTLGRNDTDLKLEGSRGEGEMY, from the coding sequence ATGTTAGTGACAGCCTATCTTGCCATAATTTCCCTGCTTGCCCTGTGTGTTGGCCTGGAGCTCACAGCACGCCGCCTCACTCCGCCTCAGTCCACTCCCACAGCTGTAGCCAACCCTGCTTTCCGTCGCTTCCAGAACATATTCCTCCGGGCCTACCTGTTGGCTTTGTGGGCAGACTGGCTCCAGGGTCCTTACCTCTACAAACTTTACAGACACTACAGCTTCCTGGAATCCCAAATAGCCATCTTATATGTGTGCGGCCTGGCTGCCTGTGTTCTGTTTGCTCCTTTTTCAGGCTGGCTCCCGCAAGTGTTAGGCCGCAGACAGACATGTCTTCTCTTCTGCCTGTCTTACTCTGCTTGTTGTCTCACCAAGCTCTCCAGAGACTACTTTGTTTTGATTGTGGGACGTATCTTGGGGGGTCTGTCCACATCGCTGCTCGCCACCACGTTTGAATCCTGGTACGTGCACCGACATGTAGATGTCCACGATTTTCCCAAGGAGTGGATCCCCAGCACCTTCACCAAAGCTGCTACCTGGAACCATGGCCTTGCTGTGGGAGCAGGGCTGATGGCTAACTTGCTGGCTGAGTGGCTTCACCTGGGGCCAGTGGCTCCATTTCTGCTGGCTGTCCCCTGCCTGGCCTGCTGTGGCTGGGTGGTGCTAACAGACTGGGGCAAGGAGGAGGCTGAAGGAGGTCCAGAAAGGGACAAACAGACTCTGCTCCTTGGTACTCCAAATGGAGGTGTGGCCCCTTTATCTGCAAAAGTTAGATTCTCACGCAGCTGCCATGAAGGCCTACGCTGCTTGTTATCCGACAAGAGAGTAATGCTCTTGGGTGGAGTTCAGGCCCTTTTTGAAagtgttctttacatttttgttttcctgtggACTCCAGTACTCGACCCTCATGGACCTCCTTTAGGAATAGTCTTCTCTTGCCTGATGGCTGCCAGCATGGTTGGCTCCTTGCTATACCGCCTCGCCACCTCCACTCGCTACCATCTACAACCCGGCCATGTGCTCTGCGTTGCGGTACTGATGGCCTTCttctcatttttcatgttaACCTTTTCCACTGCCCCAGGACAGCCAAGACCTCACGAGTCCTTCCTGGCCTTCCTGCTGCTGGAACTGGCCAGCGGCCTCTACTTCCCTGCAGTCAGCTTTCTGCAGGGCAGAGTGATCCCAGAGGAGAAGCGGGCCGGCGTGCTGGCCTGGTTCCGGTTGCCTCTGCACCTGCTGGCCTGCCTCGGGCTGCTGGCGCTCCACGGGGAGGTATCAGGAACAGGTGGAGGGGAGGGTGGTGGCGGCACCAGACACATGTTTGGAGGCTGTGCCTTAATGATGCTGGCAGCTCTGATGGCTGTCGTCAGTCTTTTCACCCTTGGCAGAAACGACACAGACCTGAAACTGGAGGGAAGCAGAGGAGAGGGGGAAATGTACTGA
- the senp1 gene encoding sentrin-specific protease 1: MLNKIYEWIETSFANLRNGVPAAEHSHAHGTADGQLRRKRSFECLEDGHEIDQDGLMIKKSRMGDLIDTVKSAAEGVKSHSSSVATWMRNNVSPTLRNILPTSPGPPPGEPQPQPSTSAAVWTGRPVVDRNSLGETFAAPSTTLKWKTSKTEWLRNEKSVVGSKVCRRQVCMSPTHREVPKTNGHSVNLPPSVTPKLHPSPRLGRPLNLRPYGTPSLFGGVATTTSSSTSMYEKTFPIKVVQSPTHSTSSARLPRTRPRCTAQESVREEEKEVYRQLLTMVSGGQSFLHNGSSHTIVRSHRDFTSFLTTSRRLLQFSSPAGSAAEGASEGPSSPSSPRGVSSQCSSNLPSPLGTSSKPGIQTWSLDTDLSSSRAATLTSVPSPSALQDNSSQDTQSSAHDGDSVIIVNEQKGKKQDNSSVPCFQAELWIKELTSLYDSRARKRRRQIEEQEALAAQLLRQRLSEEGQRSRDVEVNVRVPLEKEVPLSLVIEEPKPSEEKPEFPELTEEMETEVNRVLRGGSPHEVLSEGFGLSLTRKDLQTLSNLNWLNDEVINFYMNLLVERSQDPDLPSVNTFNTFFYPKLHSSGYSAVRRWTKKMDIFSKDILLVPVHLGVHWCLSVVDFRKKAIMYFDSMGGNNDEACKTLFEYLQQESKDKKGKELDTSGWTLHSKKRNEIPQQMNGSDCGMFTCKYADYITKDKPITFTQKHMPYFRRRMVWEIVNHKLL, encoded by the exons ATGTTGAATAAAATCTACGAATGGATAGAAACGAGCTTTGCCAATCTTCGCAATGGTGTACCAGCTGCGGAGCACTCGCATGCACACGGGACTGCGGATGGTCAACTGAGGAGGAAAAGATCATTTGAATG TTTGGAAGATGGCCATGAAATCGACCAAGATGGCTTAATGATAAAGAAATCACGAATGG GGGATCTTATTGACACTGTCAAGAGTGCAGCTGAAGGGGTTAAGAGTCACAGTTCCAGTGTGGCTACATGGATGAGGAACAATGTCAGCCCTACTTTGAGAAATATACTGCCTACCTCCCCTGGTCCACCACCTGGAGAGCCTCAGCCACAGCCCTCAACTTCAGCAGCAGTCTGGACCGGGAGGCCG GTTGTTGACCGGAATTCTTTGGGTGAGACGTTTGCTGCCCCCTCAACAACTTTGAAgtggaaaacatccaaaacag AGTGGTTGCGTAATGAGAAGTCTGTTGTCGGATCAAAAGTCTGTAGGCGACAAGTGTGCATGAGTCCTACACATCGTGAGGTGCCAAAAACAAATGGACACTCGGTCAACTTGCCGCCCTCCGTCACCCCCAAACTTCACCCGTCTCCACGGCTAGGCAGGCCTCTAAACCTCCGACCATATGGAACTCCCAG TTTGTTCGGAGGAGTGGCCACAACAACCAGCTCCAGCACCAGCATGTATGAAAAGACCTTTCCCATTAAAGTGGTGCAGAGCCCAACCCACAGCACCTCATCAGCCCGCTTACCCAGGACCAGGCCCCGGTGCACAGCACAAGAG TCGGTCcgtgaggaggagaaggaagtcTACAGGCAGCTTCTGACCATGGTCTCTGGTGGTCAGTCTTTCCTTCACAATGGCAGCTCACACACTATTGTGAGGTCACACAGAGATTT CACCAGCTTCCTGACCACCAGCCGCAGACTGCTGCAGTTCTCTTCCCCAGCTGGGTCAGCAGCAGAAGGAGCTTCAGAGGGTCCAAGCAGCCCCTCCAGCCCCAGAGGGGTATCCAGCCAGTGCTCCAGCAACCTTCCCAGCCCACTGGGGACCTCCAGCAAGCCAGGGATCCAGACATGGTCTTTGGACACGGACCTCAGCTCAAGCAGAGCAGCCACTCTCACATCAGTTCCTTCTCCATCAGCTCTGCAGGATAACTCCTCTCAGGACACACAGTCATCAG CTCATGATGGTGACTCTGTAATTATTGTAAATGAACAAAAGGGCAAAAAGCAAGACAACTCCAG TGTGCCATGTTTCCAAGCTGAGTTATGGATCAAAGAATT GACTAGTTTGTATGACTCCCGGGCAAGAAAAAGACGAAGACAGATAGAGGAGCAGGAGGCGCTGGCTGCCCAGCTGCTGCGACAG CGCCTGTCTGAAGAGGGGCAACGTAGCCGAGATGTGGAGGTCAATGTTCGAGTTCCTTTGGAGAAAGAGGTTCCTTTGAGTCTTGTGATCGAAGAACCGAAACCTTCAGAAGAGAAGCCAGAATTCCCTGAACTCACAGAG GAAATGGAGACGGAGGTAAACAGGGTGCTGAGAGGCGGCAGTCCTCATGAAGTATTAAGTGAAGGATTTGGTCTCAGTCTCACACGTAAAGATCTGCAAACCCTCAGCAACCTCAACTGGCTCAATGATGAG GTGATCAACTTTTACATGAACCTGCTGGTGGAGCGCAGCCAGGACCCCGACCTGCCATCAGTCAATACGTTCAACACCTTTTTCTATCCCAAGCTGCACAGCAGCGGCTACTCTGCTGTCCGCCGCTGGACCAAAAAGATGGACATATTTTCTAAAGACATCCTGTTGGTTCCTGTCCACTTGGGGGTGCActggtgcctctct GTGGTGGATTTCCGCAAAAAAGCCATCATGTACTTTGATTCTATGGGAGGAAACAATGATGAAGCATGCAAAACATTGTT tGAATACCTGCAACAGGAAAGTAAGGACAAGAAGGGCAAAGAACTGGATACCTCAGGCTGGACGCTGCACAGCAAAAAGCGCAAT
- the LOC110957288 gene encoding protein lifeguard 2-like codes for MTQGKLSLANKASNGSSSGQALAPPAPPTYEEATAGVSAPCYNDVEMLTEFTWDDRNIRRVFIRKVYAILMIQLLVTLAIVALFTFCDPVKDYIQSNPGWYWASYVVFFVTYLTLSCCSAPRRQFPWNLILLAVFTLSLSYMTGMLSSFYNTKSVVMCLGITAAVCLLVTVFSFQTKFDVTSCQGVLFVFCMVMFISGLVLAIVLPFQYVPWLDATYAALGAILFTMFLAFDTQLLMGNKRYTMSPEEYVFATLNIYLDIIYIFSFFLQIFGTERD; via the exons ATGACGCAGGGCAAG ctgtcacTTGCAAACAAGGCCTCTAATGGCTCCTCCAGTGGACAGGCCTTGGCGCCACCAGCTCCTCCCACCTATGAGGAAGCCACTGCGG GTGTCAGTGCTCCGTGTTACAATGACGTTGAGATGCTCACAGAGTTCACCTGGGATGATCGCAACATCAGGAGGGTTTTCATCCGTAAG GTTTATGCCATCTTGATGATCCAGCTTTTGGTCACTCTTGCTATTGTGGCTCTTTTCACATTCTG TGACCCTGTGAAGGACTACATTCAAAGCAACCCTGGGTGGTACTGGGCCTCTTA TGTTGTATTCTTCGTCACTTATCTGACCCTGTCCTGCTGCTCTGCACCAAG GAGACAGTTTCCATGGAATCTGATTCTGCTTGCTGTCTTT ACGCTCTCCCTCTCCTACATGACAGGGATGTTGTCCAg CTTCTATAACACAAAGTCAGTGGTGATGTGTCTGGGCATCACAGCGGCAGTCTGTCTCCTGGTCACAGTCTTCAGCTTCCAAACTAAG TTTGATGTGACTTCATGCCAAGGTGTGCTCTTTGTCTTCTGCATGGTGATGTTCATCTCTGGACTGGTGCTGGCTATCGTCCTCCCTTTTCAATAC GTACCTTGGTTGGATGCCACATATGCTGCTTTGGGAGCTATACTGTTTACCATG TTTTTGGCATTTGACACCCAGCTCCTTATGGGAAACAAGCGGTACACTATGAGTCCAGAAGAATACGTCTTTGCCACTCTCAACATCTACTTGGATATCATCTATATCTTCTCCTTCTTTCTTCAAATCTTTGGAACAGAACGAGACTAA